A section of the Petrimonas sulfuriphila genome encodes:
- a CDS encoding DUF4973 domain-containing protein, translating into MRHISIFTILLLGGLFVVTGCNNEWEEELYTRMISLKAPINRDDVSVIYLRYQPDSLQVTYKLPVIVSGSKTNDRDYSVRIDVDNDTLNQLNFGRYAARSDLYYKQLPEEFFELPSKTCRIPSGADVAFFPIHFNFSGLDLVEKWVLPLTILPDPSYTLNTYKGRQKALLWIMPFNDYSGIYNAASMYVYFGDNTTKYMTASTREARVVDENTVFFYAGITEELAENRGDFKVKCEFLEPDEVTEVEATGLYLKKGRLVLTAENPALEFEVIGEPTYEIKEELDIDRPHIIKRFFTLTMEYRYKDPVSSENMVFPYRCKGTMLMQRNVSTLVPDEDQAIFW; encoded by the coding sequence ATGAGACACATATCTATTTTTACGATCCTGTTGCTGGGTGGTCTCTTTGTGGTGACCGGTTGCAACAATGAGTGGGAAGAAGAGTTGTACACCCGGATGATATCCCTGAAAGCCCCGATCAACAGGGATGACGTATCGGTAATTTATTTAAGGTATCAGCCCGATAGCCTGCAGGTCACCTACAAGTTGCCGGTGATCGTGAGCGGCTCAAAAACCAACGACCGCGATTATTCCGTCCGCATCGACGTGGATAACGATACGTTGAACCAGTTGAACTTCGGTAGATATGCTGCCCGGAGCGATCTGTATTACAAACAGCTGCCGGAAGAGTTTTTTGAATTGCCTTCGAAGACCTGCCGGATTCCCTCCGGTGCCGATGTGGCGTTCTTTCCCATACACTTCAACTTTTCGGGGTTGGACCTGGTGGAGAAATGGGTCTTGCCCCTGACCATCCTGCCCGATCCGTCCTATACGCTGAACACCTATAAAGGCCGGCAGAAAGCGTTGCTCTGGATCATGCCTTTTAACGATTACTCGGGAATCTACAATGCCGCCAGCATGTATGTTTACTTTGGGGACAACACCACCAAGTACATGACCGCCAGCACCCGGGAAGCCCGGGTTGTGGATGAAAACACCGTATTTTTTTATGCCGGCATCACGGAGGAGCTGGCAGAGAACAGGGGCGATTTTAAGGTGAAGTGCGAATTTCTGGAACCGGATGAGGTGACGGAAGTTGAAGCCACGGGCCTCTATCTGAAGAAAGGGAGGTTGGTATTGACAGCCGAGAATCCCGCGCTGGAATTTGAAGTGATTGGCGAGCCGACGTATGAAATAAAGGAAGAGCTGGATATCGACCGTCCGCACATCATCAAGCGTTTCTTTACGTTAACGATGGAGTACCGCTACAAAGATCCCGTTTCCAGTGAAAACATGGTCTTCCCCTACAGATGTAAAGGCACCATGCTGATGCAGCGCAACGTGAGCACACTGGTTCCGGACGAAGACCAGGCAATATTTTGGTAA